One stretch of Terriglobia bacterium DNA includes these proteins:
- a CDS encoding RNA polymerase sigma factor → MDDALTQSSLMPDQDERISKAVEQESARLRNFIRRYVSDPADAEDVLQDVFYELVEAYRMMKPVEQVAAWLFRVARNRTIDLFRKRKREQAGTPVVENEEGELLRLEDLLPSPEAGPEAAYARGVLLEELDAALDELPAEQRDVFIAHEMMGQSFKEIAAETGVPLNTLLSRKRYAVLHLRERLRAIYKEFGLQ, encoded by the coding sequence ATGGACGATGCGCTGACACAATCGTCGCTGATGCCGGATCAAGACGAGCGAATCTCGAAGGCGGTAGAGCAGGAGAGCGCGCGGTTGCGCAACTTCATCCGGAGGTACGTCTCCGACCCGGCCGACGCCGAGGATGTCCTGCAGGACGTCTTCTACGAGCTGGTTGAGGCCTACCGCATGATGAAGCCGGTCGAGCAGGTTGCGGCCTGGCTCTTCCGCGTGGCGCGCAACCGCACCATCGACCTGTTTCGCAAAAGGAAACGCGAGCAGGCCGGGACGCCGGTGGTCGAGAACGAAGAGGGCGAACTGCTGCGGCTCGAGGACTTACTTCCCTCTCCCGAGGCAGGTCCCGAGGCGGCCTACGCCCGCGGCGTCCTGCTCGAAGAATTGGACGCGGCGCTCGACGAGTTGCCGGCGGAGCAGCGCGACGTATTCATCGCGCACGAAATGATGGGCCAGAGCTTCAAGGAGATTGCCGCCGAAACCGGCGTGCCGTTGAACACTCTGCTTTCGCGAAAGCGTTATGCCGTGCTGCATCTGCGCGAGCGTCTGCGCGCCATCTACAAGGAATTTGGATTGCAATGA
- a CDS encoding DUF3224 domain-containing protein: protein MPQRVTGSFDVKVIPQKPDNEVAEAAGLTRMSLDKQFHGDLEATSKGEMLASRPDAKGSGGYVALERVTGTLNGRRGSFVLQHSATMTRGVPTMSITVVPDSGTDELTGLTGKLNIIIGPDGKHSYEFEYAIE from the coding sequence ATGCCGCAACGCGTGACTGGATCGTTCGACGTAAAAGTGATTCCGCAGAAGCCCGACAACGAAGTTGCCGAAGCCGCCGGGCTCACGCGCATGTCCCTGGACAAGCAGTTCCACGGCGATCTCGAGGCCACCAGCAAGGGCGAAATGCTGGCCTCGCGTCCGGACGCCAAGGGCTCCGGCGGATACGTTGCGCTGGAACGCGTCACCGGCACGCTCAACGGCCGTCGCGGCAGTTTCGTGCTGCAACACTCCGCCACGATGACGCGCGGCGTCCCCACCATGTCCATCACGGTCGTCCCCGACTCCGGCACCGACGAGCTCACCGGACTCACCGGGAAGCTCAACATCATTATTGGGCCGGACGGGAAGCACTCGTATGAGTTTGAGTATGCGATCGAGTAG